In the genome of Ziziphus jujuba cultivar Dongzao chromosome 10, ASM3175591v1, the window tacgtacaagggttttgtgaaaatgttttaaaaggggaacttttccaactgagagaattgtaagggttttgagagaaattattattttccaattaattattatctatctactgtattactgtggtattaaattgtatagtagatagggtcactcactgagatgattagcatctcacactcttaaattccgttccctaggtccaggttggagacgttgattgtccggggcgagcccaacgtctcagttcgttgccgaaggttcaagaagttttcttccctttttcctctctatcttgtattgcttccttatctgtcattttataaattccacatttatctgtataatgctctgtatactgtattggacgtgttgtttttatttatgcactgggttgctgttgttgttttattttgaagtgctgcaatttgtggaacaacttgtagttcgtgggaggaataaggggatgtttttagaagtgtgttttcagtgcaggtagtttgtggtaagtaaatcccttaggggaggctctgccggatttttcgttggagggttcggtagggtttccctgggatcagggctggtCTAGGGTTCCAgaggaggaattttggacgggtcctgacaaatatcCCTTCATTTAATGCTTCATCGTATACATATTTTGGAATTTAACTATAACATGTGTTTCCAGTCAACcaactataatatttatagtgTGGGAGATATTTTGGGAGTAAATCCTACCAACAACACAGTGGCCAAAAAGAACTTTTAATGATGACATACTCATTGATTCCAAATTAAAAGAATCATAACAAAAACACATTGGAAACATTAACAAATTTCCATTACAATTTTGTATCATATAAGATAGATGTAGCatgcaaatagaaaaaattacaaactgTTCTTTCTGTTGCATTATTCTTATCCTCTATAAAGGGAGTTGTAGATTGTCAATGCGATCCATATTCCGCATAAAAAATATCTGGAGGATTATGATATTTCTTTGTGATAGCAAAGAGAGTCTCTTGGTTGGCCATACACATAATTAGCAATTAGTCACACTGGCCGTTGCTACTCCTCAAAAAAGACTGCActtatacttttttattgtGAACTAATCTCAAGATCAAAAATGGAATTCAAAGCCACCTCCTGGAAAGCCTCCACCTCCAAATCCACTAGGAAAGCCTCCATCAAATGTAAACATGAACTGTTAAAGGGTTAAAAGCACCACCATCACCGTCACCCATACCCATATCTTCAAGGTCTTCTCCTCTATCGTATCTAGTGCGCTTTTCTCCATCACTAAGAACCTGTAAAGGATCATAACATAGTGTCAAAAATGTCAATGGAGTTAAAGATCAAAAGCTAACAAAGATAGAAGATTGAATAGAAAAGTTGCACCATTTTTAGACCTCATATGCAATAGCAATTTCCCTGAATTAGGCCTCAACTTCTTCTCTGTTATCTATATTCTTATCTGGCTGCCACCGCAAAGCCAGCTTCTTATATGCCtgcttaatatcaaaaataGATGCAGCCTTTGAAACTCCCAAGATCAGTCTTTGCGTTTGGTCATCTCCAAAGCTTTCTCAACTCTTAGTATTGCTTCCTAAATATGCATAACCTGCAGAATTGACAAGGTTTTACTCTTTTCAATTAACTAAGACTAACAGCTAGGTACGTACACATGATTAATAAAACAAACTTTGCATACAGTTCTGTAAAGTGGAACATCAATTTGGAAGCACAACTATTTTCTactaacatgtagaaggtgtgaGGTCAATAGATTCTGTTGTGTCCACAAATATTTTCTACAAACTTGTAGAAGGTAATGTTTGGAGTTGACTAGAATGATTCACCATAACATTCCTCCCAATCACTAAAAACATATCAATAATACCGCCTCAATCATACAGGACAAGTTTGAGGATCGAAACTGGAAGAAAAAACGGTCAAACAGTCTCTGAACACACCCTCATggcaatataattataattaggaCTCTCTATAAAGATAACAACACCGAAAtcgaaaaacaaataaaaacaagctCCTGACTTTATATTATATCGAATAATCTCAAACACGCCATAGAATCGCAAAAAGCAAACCAAATTTTCAACAATCGAACTTGGATTTTATCCAATAAGGCACCAGCACTCAAACCCAAAAATAGCCTCCGAATTTAGAATGCACcagaaatagatttttttatccaataaaacaaaaatacccAAACTTTCAACTCGTTAAGTCCTTCAGGAATAGAACACCAATCACAACACACCCACCGAAAAAATTCTTccctcccaaaaaaataaataaataaataaataatccccTACTTTAgattccaacttatcccaaaattaatcaacaaaaaacaaaaaccacacCCGATAGATGTTTTAAAAAGACCCCAAAAACCAATCAAAAACAAATCCCAGAAACCAAtcaaatcaaaaaatcaaaggaaaaatgaagcaaacaaacCTAGCATTTTATCAAAGAGACCAAGCGAAACAGCGAGCATAAGCATCTACTTCCGCCATGCAACACCACCCACGAGCTTCTTATGCAAATCCACATCCTCCTTCTTCACAATACCCTAATTCCGAACCATCAAATTGAACAGGTTTGTATGGAATTTTAGTGACCTGAGAGATGAAATGGGGCTGTTTGGCAAAAAGGCAATTAAGTGAAGAAAACTTCATGAATGAGAAGAGGTGAGCCAGCTTTGCGGGAagggtgatgaaggagaagagaaaagctgggtgaagaaaagaaagaataaaaaaaaaaaaaaaagaagtaaaaatatttaattttgatgtaagggtattttagaattattaaaaaataaaagggtaaaacaaaaaagatgaaGGAAAGGATATATTTCGTTATAGCCTTGCCCACGAGGGCaaagggccaaattccccttagaAAATTCAAAACGAACAGCATTGTTGTTTTGGGCATGAAGTTGTCGTGaagtacttttttgtttttgcatggAACGTCATGGAGTCACTCGTAGCTACTAAGAGAGAGGTCTTCCCTTTTATATTCTTTTGTCTTCACATTATTAATTCCAAGCTAGTTCATGTGTTTTATATAGATGATTATGGCCAGGTTCTttagaattaatattaataaataatcataataaaatttataggtagtatgaaattttaaataactcattaaaaattttacttttaaaatttgataaaagaaatattagagTTAAATACTTCCAATTAAAATTTGTCACAAGTATACAAATTGGATAGCCATCAAAGGCATCATGAATCATTATTTTAGAGTAATTACCAAATTAATTCTAACATTAAGGAACTTAGGATTGCCTTCATAATTTGTTTTGATTGAAAACATATTGCAAagtaatacattaaaaaaaaatattatttaccaccgctagtaaataattttcaatgaaaatctaCGTatcaaacaataatttaaataaataatattaaaatatttacttttaaaattttaatataaaaaataataaaattaaatatcaaaattaaaatttaatacagaAGTGCTAATTGTCTACcgtaataataaatagtaagaCTCATTTAAAAATCCCTGCAGAAACGGTTTCagtttagttaaaaaaataagaaaaacaacaacaacacaaaacaATAACAACTTGCATATATAGCAGCTACTAGCTAGCTACAatagtaaattaaaaattaagcatCTATATTTCTTTGTGTTGTTGTTTAATAATGCCTCTAGTTCCGATTAGcagaataataatcaaaatttcaaaatttctctAAAGttctcaaaaattttaaaatttcaaaacttaaTGACTTCCGCTTTAATTTGCTTTAAAGAATGTTTCAAATGGTATCAGCAAGAATCCAATCAAACATGGCAAGCGGGAAAAAGGAAACGATGTCCCATTATGAAGTTTCTTGGCAGATAAAATTAAGTCATTAACTGGAGAAGTTAGAAaaacttataatttaaaaggaaaaattgcaGCATTACTTCACATAactcataaaaattataattaaagacACTACTAGCAAAATCTGGAAGAGTGTATGCCaatgacaaaaataattttgaaataaaaaaataaaaataaaaataaattgatttattattttattaaaaaaacactaAATTTACACCCTGACAGTAATTGCCAAAAATTTatcaatgataatttaataaagtaaattaaaacacataaaaaaGTCCCTCTATTCtcctaattaataatatacaaattaaatCACCAAAAACTAGGAACAATCCAAAAGGGTGTGAAGCATCTCTCATCTGTTAAATgatcaatattaaatttgatgTCAGGCCTGAGAGATTTTTTATCAAAGTTATACACTCCAACTTTACCAACATCACGAAAATATTGATCACCATCAGCGAACAAATCAAATGGAAACCGATAGGTGATGTATAATGAATTTTGCTCCCATTCTGGAAAGTCTCGAGCACACAGTGATAACAACTTGTTTCCACCTAAAAACAGAGTTTGACCCCTCAAAGATTTCACTTTTTCCCATCTTCTGGCACAATAATTCAGcttgtatataaaatattcatcttTGTAGTCTGGATGATTATCATCATCATGATTGGTAGTAATCCGAAGCACGTACAAGATGTCGCCTAATGATTCTGCCAAATACAATCTAGCAAACTCTGGCAACTTGGTAGGGTGTATAATTCTTGTAATTTTCTTGGGAAAATCACGGTGAAGATCCCAAACTTCGACGCAACCATGACCACGCTCATAGTGCTCCAATGCATAGAGCATACTGTCGTGGTATATCATATCACAATATAATCTCGGGTCGTTACAAAAATCAGTCcatgtattattaatattattattcttattatcattatcatggTCTCCAATGTGGCTGTAGAATGCAAGTATTCCATCacaatatataattatgattGTAAAGCTTTTAGTACAACTACTAGATGGATCCGACAAGAGGATGGCTTTAGTAACAGGAACGTACTCACTGCCGCCGAGATCTTCGGTGGATGGGAGTTCGATTTGAGCTCCTGAAAAGGGATTGAGAAGACATGCATtgcaattttcatcaaaaattaTGAGCCACCCGAATGAAGATCCAACACATCGAGGTTTATGATAGTGATCACCAAGCCTTTGGAACACGTTCTTTACCTTGTAATGCTTTTGCTCTGCGAAATTAAACAAGTAGGTATAGCTGTCGTTTTGTCCAGTAGGAAGCATCAGCCATGGAGATTGATTATCAGAATTATTAGAAGACCAATGGGTAGAAATATACGAGTTCGTAGCTGCATACCAAGATAAACAAACACCTTTGAAGCGGATGACATCCACGGACGGCAACTTGGTCATCATTAATTCAATGATTTCGTTTGGAAGATCCAACCAGTTTGGTTGTAATTCTGCTCGTAAACATCTCTTGGTGGCCATTGTTAATCTCCAAAATTCTTGAGTTTCTATAATTAATGATGGCAGCAAAGCTATacctgtttatatatatacgtatacataTCGAAGTTTTTTTCGATCAACGGAATTTGAATTAGGGTTTATTATGTTTCTTAAAAGATGTTAGGCCTAAGCCCAAATAACCCAAAAGATTTGGGTTTAAACCTTGAAATCTCCTTTGTCCTTTTAGCATTGTAGGTGGAGGTGTCGCCTGAATGATTCCTGAGGCCCAATGAGCCAGATCCAAGTGTTAAAATTTGGGTCTCCTAGATTGGAAAGCCTTCTCGTCCCCCAACTCTTGCTCTTTTGAGGTAAAGGTTCAGAGAGTGCAGTTCATGGCAGTTCATGGCACATCTCGGACCTGCAACTTAGCCAGCTACTTTGTCTCTTTCAATGATCTGCCCAAGGATTCATCAAAATTGTCCACTCTTGATTCGAGGGCTCTGAATTGATTTGGACAGGTTAGATAGTTTATCAAAAGTGAGAAATAtggtaaaatggaaaaaaggaCATTTATTAGCAtaatccaacaataaaattaaaaaataataataataataaaagaactgCCAGTTGGAGGAGTTAATTATGAAtaattgttacatatatatatatatacattattttcAGCGTTAgtatatgtatacatgtataaaaaagaaacctttactattcaatatattaatttacaaaaagaaaaagaaaactgcaACACgttcaagagaaaaaaaaaatgcaacacATTAAAGAGAAGaattagaaaatagaaaaaaaaaagtgaaatctAAATTTAGTTGTCATAAAatctaattttgtattttggcATATATTAACTTAAAATTTGAAACTAATTAATTGGGTGTAAAAGATATTCATCTTGGATTTTaacttaattaccaaaaaatacataaaattgttCATTTAATCTATTATCAATTTAAGTTAGGAAgactgtttctttttctttttttaattgaaaataatttacgCTTAGAATAAAAGCATATTACATAAAtctttaaaagtaaataataatttttaaaagtatagTTAATTGTTTATTGTGTTtagtttgatatttttattttattggggcaacctatatatatatatatatatatactatcttTAAACCTCCGCACATATTGGCTCCGAGAAAAACTTCCTTGTTCTTTATAGTATCAAATTTAGTCTCCAAGAAAACCATACTCTCTTTCAAGAACAATGTTAAAGAATATTGACAAAAACGAGAGCCGCGAGATACGGAAAGCAAGGCATGCAGTCACGCGCATTGTTAAATCCTACATGCCAAATGTTACTGATCGCCAGAAGTCTCGTGCTTTGAAGGGGATCGTCCGTAATATTACAGATGATTCCGTTGTGGACAAAAAGCAAGCGGTGGAAAACCTGCTCGGCGTTGTCCTGACAATGGAGCAGTACACGGAACTCTTCGACGCTGCTCAACCATTGAAAAGAGCTGGGCCTATGGAGGAGGAACCTGGGTCTCCCGAGGAGGCGAGCACAGAAGCTCATGAAGGCAGCGATTAAAGctctgcttcttctttctttctccttctttttcatttttcttttcttcttcggGTCAGTCATCACTCATCAGTGTTCTTGGaacattttcatattttctttatgtCTGGTTTGGTCTAGCCAAGTGTGCATCTTTGACCTTGTGTGCATCTTAGGCATTTCAATGTACTTGTGTTTCCTTTATTTTCGGATTATTAGTCAAAGCAAGTTCATggttttatgtattatttaatttatgatcatggttttttttttttttttttaattgtaagaATTTTACCCTTACAAGTTAGGTAGCCTTCAAAGGCATTCCCAGCATTCGGAAATAAACGCTATCGTTTTAGGCATAGAGTCGTCGTCGTCAACGTCACTTAGAGCTACTGAGAGAGAGGTCTTTCCTTGTTTTACAATCTTTTATCTTCGGATTATTCAAGGCTAGTCCATGGCTTTATGTATACATGATTATGGCCGGGTTCTTTAGAATTAACCTAAGAATTTTAACCTTACAAATCAAAGGCATTCTTAGCGTTTAAATCCAGCATTAATTATGGATCTTTTAAACATTAGACCAGCTAGTTACTAATAATACTAACATTAAAGATCTCAAGATTACGTTTGTAGTGTGTTTTGGTTGGAACATATTGCAATATTGTACCATATTAAAATCTCTTTGGAAACTGTTCCAGGTtagtaaaaaagagaaaaacttgcatatatAGCTAGCTACAATTATAAAAaacatctatatttatatatacatatatatatttcctttattGCTGTTTAATAATGTATTTCTGTATTGTTGTTTAAAATGCCTCTACTTGGTTCTAATTAACAGAATAaagttgaaattttcaaaatttgattaaaattttcaCTACTGCTGTTTTCAACTTGCTTAAAAGAATGTTCCAAATGGTATATATCAGCTAGCTAGTAACAATCCATTCAAACATGGCCTgcaggaaaaaagaaatgagGTCCCATTGTGAAGTGGTGGTggtatataaattcaaaaagaatGTGACATCAGTAACAGGAAGAGCAAAAGTATAATAAAAACACTTTGGCGAAAAAagtattataaaaacaaaaacgattCTTTATCAATATATGGTTTTCTTCTTCCTATATGAGGCAGTATATATCAACAGAAAATTGGCGATGAttcttggaaaaataaaatggtaagGGTTACCATCAGAAACATTGAACTCAGAACTTGGAAACTGCTTTTCATTAAAATCTCCATGGCATGAGGTTCTAATTTTATACtatttactttaatatatatatatgtacgtatctggttaatttattatatgcaaGCTGTGGATTTGGGGTATTACATGTGGAGGTGCAGTGTTACTTGGTGACAATGAAAGTTACTTTGCAGCTGACTAGTATCACTTGGAGAAAAATTAAAGCAACAATGAACGGTACCGATATACAATggagcaaaattctcctctaagATTTAAAGATGTAAATTAAGTAATTGAGGTAGTTTCGCCATTAGGCACACGTACGTCAGTTAATGATCATAGAAATCTCTCACAcattaaacaaatttattaattcaaaaGAGCTGATAATTTGTGACACATATGCATCAGTCTTGAAAATGAAGAACccatctaattattattatttttttcaccaaaaaaaataaaaataaaaatcttataagTGTTTTTTTCAGTGGTTGGATTATTTGTTTCATCTGATCAAATCATGATTCAACATTCAAGACTTTTTCTAAGCTggaaagagaagaaattaatttaagCTGCGGAAATCTCTAATCTGTCTCTTCAATTGGAAAAAGGGTGGGTGGGTTTTATTTACAGTACTGCTACaactgaaaatgaaaatggaagaagaaatcCTTCCAACTCCAGTACGTAGACAGTGGtagtaataatagtaaaatagtAAATATCGATGTGACAAGGTCGTAGGTAAGCCTGAAGGTGAAAATGAATACTAGTACTGTTCATAGTATCACTTTTACAAGTTGTGCATTGCACGGTGCAGACAGTAATGATGAAGGATTGTTGGGGTGGGAAGTTGGGAAGGAGGGGTCTGGTCCCTAGTCTTGATCTATTccttaacataaataaataaataaatagagcaCCATGAGAATTGCAATGCATTCATTCTAACTAATAGGTTCATTTTCACCAGAATTGGATAGTTTAAATCAAAGGCATTACCAGCCTCTAAATCCAGCACTATGGAGCTTTTCAACATTATACTATCTAATTAGGAATAATTCTAACATTAACGATTTAAAGATTATCTTTGTAGTATGTTTTGATTGGAACATATTGCAATATTGTACCATATTAAAATCTCTTTGGAAACTGTTCCAAGTtagtaaaaaagagaaaaacttgcatatgtAGCTAGCTATAATAGGAAATAGCATCTATATACATTTCTTGTATTGCTGTTTAATAATGTATTTCTGGCATCGTTTGTTAATAATGCCTCTACTTGGTTCTAATTAGcataataaaattgaagtttTCAAAATTTGCTTAACTTTTCATTACTTGTGTTTTAATTTGCTTAAAAGAATGTTTCAAATGGTATATACCAGCTAGCCAGTAACAATCCATTCAAAAATGACCTGCAGGAAATGAGGTCGCATTATGAAGTGTTGCTGGCAGATAAATACGAAAAGATTTTTCAGATGGATGAATGGTAATACATGTTCATGGACACTCCTGCTTTCATGCAACAATATAACTAACCTGGGGTGCAGTTGTAGCCGGTTTGGCCAAGTCCATGCTTCTGCCCCCTCCCTGCCCAGTTCGAGTGGCAGTGCAGCAGATGCTGCaaaaactaccaaaaaaaaaaaaaaacaaacacaatatAGCTAACatgttgaataataatattagaatttaaTAAGTGTATACACAATATAGCTAACATGtcgaataataatattagaatttaataagtgtattcaatttatagtttaatagatttaaagtaagttatagatttt includes:
- the LOC125420974 gene encoding putative F-box protein At4g17565, producing the protein MATKRCLRAELQPNWLDLPNEIIELMMTKLPSVDVIRFKGVCLSWYAATNSYISTHWSSNNSDNQSPWLMLPTGQNDSYTYLFNFAEQKHYKVKNVFQRLGDHYHKPRCVGSSFGWLIIFDENCNACLLNPFSGAQIELPSTEDLGGSEYVPVTKAILLSDPSSSCTKSFTIIIIYCDGILAFYSHIGDHDNDNKNNNINNTWTDFCNDPRLYCDMIYHDSMLYALEHYERGHGCVEVWDLHRDFPKKITRIIHPTKLPEFARLYLAESLGDILYVLRITTNHDDDNHPDYKDEYFIYKLNYCARRWEKVKSLRGQTLFLGGNKLLSLCARDFPEWEQNSLYITYRFPFDLFADGDQYFRDVGKVGVYNFDKKSLRPDIKFNIDHLTDERCFTPFWIVLSDGEKRTRYDRGEDLEDMGMGDGDGGAFNPLTVHVYI